From the Trichocoleus desertorum ATA4-8-CV12 genome, one window contains:
- a CDS encoding shikimate kinase, whose translation MSSSSMNQLLKGVNLYLVGMMGSGKTTVGRLLAKELGYHFFDTDAVIEQSQKKSINEIFAEAGETAFRDLETEVLAQLSSCVRLAIATGGGIVLKRKNWSYLRHGLIVWLDAPVELLQARLQNDATRPLLRESDLSAKLQSLLEQRQSLYAQADLRISLQPGETPEQIASRVIAEIPTVLCPERTPVTELN comes from the coding sequence ATCTCTAGTTCATCCATGAATCAGCTACTAAAAGGGGTCAACCTTTACCTCGTCGGTATGATGGGGTCTGGTAAAACGACAGTAGGACGTTTGCTCGCCAAAGAATTGGGCTATCACTTCTTTGATACGGATGCTGTGATTGAGCAGTCACAGAAAAAATCGATCAACGAAATTTTTGCTGAGGCAGGTGAAACGGCATTTCGAGACTTAGAGACGGAAGTATTAGCGCAACTCTCGTCTTGTGTCAGATTGGCGATCGCGACAGGTGGTGGCATTGTCCTCAAACGCAAAAACTGGAGCTACCTACGACATGGCTTAATCGTCTGGTTGGATGCTCCGGTAGAGCTACTCCAGGCGCGGCTGCAAAACGATGCCACTCGTCCTTTGTTAAGAGAATCTGATTTAAGCGCCAAGTTGCAAAGCCTGCTAGAACAACGTCAATCGCTCTATGCTCAAGCGGATTTGCGGATTTCTTTACAGCCTGGGGAAACCCCCGAACAGATTGCTAGCAGGGTAATCGCTGAAATCCCGACAGTGCTTTGTCCAGAGCGTACTCCTGTAACTGAACTGAATTAG
- a CDS encoding transposase: MKTLKFKLYPHKRNRHLKRMINAAGVIYNHCIALHKRYYRMWGKHLSCAKLQSQIAKLRKRKVFWQSVGSQAVQDICQRIEKAYKLFFSHHQKGVRPPGFKKVRRYKSFTLKQAGYKFLGGNRVKIGERIYQYWHSREIEGKVKTLTVKRTPLGELFMVVVVETESKPENKFETSRIAGFDFGLKTFLTCSEGFSIESPQFFKQSLAAIQKANRHHSRKCKGSHGREKARLTLARRHEDIANRRRDWFWKLAHKLTEQFDVLYFETLNLKGMQRLWGRKVSDLGFREFLQILEWVATKKGKHISYIERWFPSSKACSKCGHVLGSLALSTRQWRCPSCQSVNDRDDNAAVNIKQVGISTWGVGDVSQAQPAISA; this comes from the coding sequence ATGAAGACTCTGAAGTTTAAGCTCTACCCGCACAAGCGCAACCGTCATCTCAAGCGGATGATTAATGCTGCTGGAGTGATCTACAACCACTGCATTGCTCTCCATAAGCGGTACTACCGCATGTGGGGTAAGCATTTGAGTTGTGCCAAACTTCAGTCTCAGATTGCCAAGCTGCGAAAGCGTAAAGTGTTCTGGCAGTCGGTCGGCTCTCAAGCGGTGCAGGATATCTGCCAACGCATTGAGAAGGCGTACAAACTGTTCTTTAGTCATCACCAGAAAGGAGTCAGACCACCAGGGTTCAAGAAAGTTAGGCGATACAAATCATTCACCCTGAAACAGGCAGGGTACAAATTTCTCGGCGGCAATCGGGTAAAGATTGGAGAGCGGATCTATCAGTATTGGCACTCTAGAGAGATTGAGGGCAAAGTCAAGACCCTGACCGTCAAGCGCACTCCGTTAGGGGAGTTGTTCATGGTGGTTGTGGTCGAGACTGAATCTAAGCCAGAAAACAAGTTCGAGACGAGTAGAATCGCTGGATTTGACTTCGGCCTCAAAACCTTCCTCACCTGCTCTGAAGGCTTCAGTATTGAATCACCGCAGTTCTTCAAGCAGTCGCTAGCTGCCATTCAAAAAGCCAACCGCCATCACTCCCGTAAATGCAAAGGCTCTCATGGCCGTGAAAAAGCTCGGCTCACCTTGGCCCGCAGGCATGAGGACATCGCCAATCGTAGACGGGACTGGTTCTGGAAGCTGGCACACAAGCTGACTGAGCAATTTGATGTGCTGTACTTCGAGACGTTGAACCTCAAAGGGATGCAGCGCCTTTGGGGACGAAAGGTGAGTGATTTAGGGTTCCGCGAGTTTCTACAAATTCTCGAATGGGTCGCCACTAAAAAGGGAAAGCACATCAGCTATATTGAGCGCTGGTTCCCCAGTTCCAAGGCTTGCTCAAAGTGTGGGCATGTTCTAGGGTCTTTGGCACTCTCCACCAGACAATGGCGTTGCCCTTCGTGCCAGTCGGTGAATGACCGCGATGACAACGCGGCTGTGAATATCAAACAGGTTGGGATCTCAACCTGGGGAGTAGGAGATGTCAGTCAGGCTCAGCCTGCAATCTCTGCCTGA
- a CDS encoding lysophospholipase gives MITYSEQIRAIAQRAKAREDALPVSDPACRSRFWFHPRPTAKVCLFFHGFTAGPYQFEPMGEAFYQAGYNVLVPLQPGHGIAGDWNRDHPPPLPTDIFTYQEFALAWFQQAQSLGRQVVVGGLSSGATLAAWLATECPQAIVRTLLFAPYLSGNNRLVDFLVETLPVYFEWLNKDDPGHHGYDGFRIPALRLFLDMGQELIDQAAQRLAAPMFVISSASDRATNPQDHQALFKAALKHQPQTWYHCLDEALDIPHTMMTQAEGNHYQNLLITLARAFVESNLTWAEVLAIGDRLLHGNTFDEAVAALNLQQRTAPELSVMMAMLDPKAIISSPQADHKP, from the coding sequence ATGATCACTTATTCTGAGCAAATTAGAGCGATCGCTCAGCGAGCAAAAGCACGGGAAGATGCTTTGCCAGTTAGCGATCCAGCTTGCCGGTCGCGATTTTGGTTCCACCCACGACCCACCGCTAAAGTCTGTTTGTTTTTCCACGGCTTTACCGCAGGCCCTTACCAGTTTGAGCCGATGGGAGAAGCGTTTTATCAAGCAGGCTACAACGTGCTAGTGCCACTGCAACCAGGGCACGGCATTGCGGGCGACTGGAATCGCGACCATCCGCCACCGCTCCCTACAGATATCTTCACCTATCAAGAATTTGCCCTAGCCTGGTTCCAGCAAGCCCAATCTTTAGGGAGGCAAGTTGTTGTAGGCGGATTGTCTAGTGGTGCCACCTTAGCCGCTTGGTTAGCAACAGAGTGTCCCCAGGCAATCGTTCGCACACTACTATTTGCGCCTTATCTCAGTGGCAATAACCGTTTGGTCGATTTTCTAGTCGAAACGTTGCCTGTTTACTTTGAGTGGTTAAACAAAGATGATCCTGGGCATCATGGGTATGACGGTTTTCGGATTCCGGCTCTGCGGCTGTTCTTGGACATGGGCCAGGAATTAATTGATCAAGCTGCCCAGCGTTTGGCTGCACCCATGTTTGTAATTTCTAGCGCCAGCGATCGCGCCACTAATCCGCAGGATCACCAAGCTTTGTTTAAGGCAGCCTTGAAGCATCAACCGCAAACTTGGTACCACTGCCTAGACGAAGCCCTGGATATTCCGCACACAATGATGACCCAAGCGGAGGGGAATCATTACCAAAACTTGCTGATCACCTTGGCAAGAGCTTTTGTGGAAAGCAACTTAACTTGGGCTGAGGTGTTGGCAATTGGCGATCGCCTGTTGCACGGAAACACGTTTGACGAAGCTGTAGCTGCTCTCAACTTACAGCAACGGACTGCACCGGAACTGTCTGTCATGATGGCGATGCTTGACCCCAAAGCCATTATTTCATCGCCCCAGGCTGACCACAAACCCTAA
- a CDS encoding alpha/beta hydrolase, translated as MLGGSLLLPAVATQPVAAAERIYVSYGAIERSIAVDTLEAYARSGTINDDLAAYAQYADPKQLQDLRKFLLVPIQLSPVAVSQFLYTPSGEALLSRLGQVIQTEARQPGFYAIRSALILAAAQPEGLTLLNVLRQFPTDGLRVNLGRSLEIARALDEFVEQTQEASTAIGQQARTEAAFAPVTDFSALPDLRQSGGFKWEKTTITLSDRTRKTIQRFPNRPPIEVPRERIFPVDVYLPVANATKPQQAPLYPAPVIVISHGLGSDRTVFDYLAKHLASYGFAVALPEHLGSNAGRLQALLSGRSTDVAESFEFVDRPLDVKYLLDELERRSKSDPLMRGRLNLQQVGVVGQSFGGYTALSLAGATLNFEQLAQNCVRINESLNLSLLLQCRALELAGQQYKLQDPRIKAAIAINPVDSSLLGEAGLSQIQVPLMMITADADTVAPALPEQIRPFTWLTTPEKYLVLMKGGTHFSAIGDSATNSEVVPIPPQVIGEAPTLAYRYVQALSVAFFKTHVTDQQQFRPYLTSAYAAEISREPLELNLVQSFSAAQLTQALDGEMTEPRVSPEAAPPPTPTSPDDPLPTPVPLENLAPTTP; from the coding sequence ATGCTGGGTGGTTCGTTGTTGCTCCCTGCTGTGGCAACTCAGCCTGTGGCTGCGGCAGAACGCATTTATGTGTCCTATGGCGCTATTGAACGCTCCATTGCAGTAGACACCCTAGAAGCTTATGCCAGAAGCGGCACCATCAATGATGACTTAGCTGCCTACGCGCAATATGCTGACCCCAAACAGCTACAAGATTTGCGAAAGTTTCTACTCGTGCCGATTCAGCTCTCTCCGGTGGCGGTTTCTCAATTTCTCTACACGCCCTCAGGAGAAGCTTTGTTGTCTCGCTTAGGCCAGGTCATTCAAACAGAGGCTCGGCAACCTGGGTTCTACGCCATTCGCTCGGCTTTAATCTTGGCGGCAGCTCAACCAGAGGGCTTGACTTTACTCAATGTCCTCCGGCAATTTCCGACGGATGGCCTGCGGGTGAACTTGGGTCGTAGCTTAGAAATTGCTAGAGCCCTAGATGAGTTTGTGGAGCAAACACAAGAAGCAAGCACAGCAATTGGCCAGCAAGCCAGGACAGAAGCCGCATTCGCTCCTGTGACCGATTTTTCAGCATTGCCAGATCTGCGGCAATCGGGAGGGTTTAAGTGGGAAAAAACCACGATCACTTTGAGCGATCGCACCCGGAAGACCATTCAACGGTTTCCCAATCGCCCACCTATCGAAGTTCCCAGGGAGCGGATATTTCCAGTTGACGTTTACCTACCTGTGGCAAACGCGACAAAGCCTCAGCAGGCTCCACTCTACCCAGCGCCAGTGATTGTAATTTCTCATGGCCTCGGTTCCGATCGCACAGTCTTTGATTATTTAGCCAAACATCTCGCTTCCTATGGCTTTGCCGTGGCCTTACCAGAGCACCTAGGGAGTAATGCGGGGCGGTTGCAGGCGCTGTTGAGTGGCAGATCTACAGATGTGGCTGAATCCTTTGAGTTTGTCGATCGCCCCCTGGATGTTAAGTATTTACTAGATGAACTAGAGCGGCGATCGAAATCAGATCCCTTAATGCGCGGACGGCTCAACTTACAGCAGGTTGGCGTCGTAGGGCAGTCTTTTGGTGGCTACACAGCTCTTTCTTTAGCGGGGGCAACACTGAATTTTGAGCAACTCGCGCAGAACTGTGTGCGGATCAATGAATCTTTGAATCTATCGTTGTTGCTGCAATGTCGGGCGTTGGAATTGGCGGGGCAACAATACAAGTTACAAGACCCTCGCATTAAGGCGGCGATCGCAATTAATCCAGTTGATAGTAGTCTCTTGGGCGAAGCAGGGTTGAGCCAAATTCAAGTGCCTCTGATGATGATTACTGCTGATGCTGACACGGTGGCACCAGCCCTACCAGAACAGATTCGCCCTTTCACTTGGTTGACAACGCCAGAAAAATATTTGGTGTTGATGAAGGGGGGAACGCACTTCTCGGCCATTGGCGATTCTGCCACGAATAGTGAGGTGGTGCCCATTCCTCCTCAAGTGATTGGTGAAGCCCCAACGTTGGCTTATCGCTATGTGCAAGCTTTAAGCGTGGCTTTCTTTAAAACTCATGTCACCGATCAACAGCAATTCCGACCCTACTTAACTTCTGCCTATGCCGCTGAAATTAGCCGAGAACCCTTGGAGCTAAATTTGGTGCAGTCTTTTAGCGCAGCTCAGTTGACCCAAGCCCTAGATGGCGAAATGACAGAGCCCAGAGTGTCACCGGAGGCTGCTCCTCCTCCCACACCAACCTCCCCTGATGACCCACTACCCACTCCGGTGCCCTTAGAGAACCTAGCCCCCACAACCCCTTAG
- a CDS encoding alpha/beta fold hydrolase, translated as MPNYSATIAAIAKQAKVREDALPLRHEACRSRFWFQPQPTQRVCLFFHGFTAAPYQFQPIAEAFYKLGYNVLVPLLPGHGVTGNWGRDNPPPLPSDPTVYKQFGLQWLQQAQALGQQVVVGGLSGGGTLANWLAFEQPQQIDRTLLFAPYLSSSSKVIDLFVQKSSSYFQWERKPGDIPVGYSGFVLPNLRAFLSMGQEVLARSQSSAPVAPMLIISSESDRAVGNNDHRSMFRAVLSRQPKTWYHRFDRVLDIPHTMMTKQEGNDYQNLLITMAKAYTESDLAWREVEEIGYRMTQGKTFNSVVAELNLQKRVSPDMPAMMTMVDKREIVMARNANAQPNS; from the coding sequence ATGCCTAACTACTCTGCCACGATTGCCGCGATCGCCAAGCAAGCCAAAGTGCGGGAAGATGCTCTACCCCTGCGTCATGAAGCTTGCCGTTCCAGGTTTTGGTTTCAGCCTCAGCCCACTCAACGGGTCTGCCTCTTCTTTCATGGCTTTACCGCTGCGCCCTACCAATTCCAGCCCATCGCAGAGGCCTTTTACAAATTGGGTTACAACGTGCTGGTTCCTTTGCTGCCAGGTCACGGAGTTACTGGCAATTGGGGCCGTGACAACCCACCCCCGTTACCCAGCGATCCAACAGTTTACAAGCAGTTCGGTTTGCAGTGGTTGCAGCAGGCGCAAGCTCTGGGCCAACAAGTGGTTGTAGGGGGTCTCTCAGGGGGAGGAACACTCGCAAATTGGCTTGCTTTCGAACAGCCTCAGCAGATTGACCGCACATTGCTGTTTGCTCCCTACCTGAGCAGCAGTAGCAAAGTCATCGATTTATTCGTGCAAAAGTCGAGTTCTTACTTTCAGTGGGAACGCAAACCAGGGGACATTCCCGTTGGTTACTCTGGCTTTGTGTTACCCAACTTACGAGCTTTTCTCAGCATGGGCCAAGAGGTCTTAGCTCGCTCTCAGTCTTCCGCACCCGTGGCTCCGATGCTGATCATTTCCAGCGAAAGCGATCGCGCAGTCGGCAATAACGACCACAGATCTATGTTTCGTGCTGTCTTGTCGCGACAACCCAAAACCTGGTATCACCGTTTCGATCGCGTCCTTGACATCCCTCACACCATGATGACCAAGCAGGAAGGTAACGATTACCAAAACCTGCTAATTACGATGGCTAAGGCTTATACCGAAAGCGATCTAGCTTGGCGTGAGGTTGAGGAAATCGGCTATCGCATGACCCAAGGTAAAACTTTTAACTCAGTCGTGGCGGAGTTGAATTTGCAGAAGCGAGTCTCCCCAGACATGCCTGCGATGATGACAATGGTCGATAAGCGAGAAATTGTCATGGCTCGCAATGCCAATGCCCAACCCAACTCCTAA
- a CDS encoding AI-2E family transporter gives MRRSTNLQRLFLLGLSGPILALNVWILSQVFRYFEHSITLLVVAAILAFLLNYPVQFLERAQITRSQAVIVVLLLALALLVVLGVTLVPVLVEQAAQFVDKLPASLAASQRHLASLDVWAKAHRLPLDLQGFSTRINNQIENQLQTLVSQALGVALVTVSGLFDLVLVVVLAFYMLLYGDRMWQGLVHLLPPSIGLPLSVSLRLNFQNFFISQMLLGLFMFAILTPIFMGLRVPFALLFALLIGIAELIPFIGATLGIGLVILLVMFQNFWLSLQVAFVAILMQQIKDNVFAPRLMGNFTGLNPIWIFIAILMGAQIAGLLGVVVAVPIAGTIKSTIDAIREMNRPKVVTTEVLPGEKPAHY, from the coding sequence ATGCGCCGTTCAACCAATCTCCAACGCCTGTTTCTACTGGGTTTGAGCGGCCCAATCCTAGCTTTAAATGTCTGGATTCTGTCGCAAGTTTTTCGCTACTTTGAGCATTCAATCACCCTCCTCGTCGTAGCGGCAATTTTGGCGTTTCTGCTCAACTATCCGGTGCAGTTCTTAGAGCGGGCTCAGATTACCCGTTCTCAAGCTGTGATCGTGGTCCTACTGCTGGCCCTAGCGCTGTTGGTGGTGCTGGGAGTGACTTTGGTTCCAGTTTTAGTTGAGCAAGCAGCTCAGTTTGTGGACAAGCTACCTGCCTCCCTAGCTGCCAGTCAGCGTCATTTGGCATCGTTGGATGTTTGGGCGAAAGCGCATCGCCTGCCTCTAGACCTACAAGGTTTTAGCACCCGGATCAACAATCAAATCGAAAATCAGTTGCAGACTTTGGTCAGCCAAGCGTTAGGCGTGGCGCTGGTAACAGTTTCTGGGCTATTCGATTTGGTTTTAGTGGTGGTACTGGCCTTTTATATGCTGCTCTACGGCGATCGCATGTGGCAGGGGCTAGTGCACTTGTTGCCACCGAGCATTGGCTTGCCGCTCAGCGTTTCTTTACGCCTAAACTTTCAAAACTTTTTCATCAGCCAGATGCTGTTAGGGTTGTTTATGTTCGCCATCCTAACGCCCATTTTTATGGGGCTGAGAGTACCATTTGCCCTACTATTTGCGCTGCTGATTGGCATAGCTGAGCTGATTCCCTTTATTGGAGCCACGTTAGGAATTGGCTTAGTGATTCTGCTCGTGATGTTTCAAAACTTTTGGCTCTCGCTACAGGTGGCCTTTGTTGCAATTTTGATGCAGCAAATCAAAGACAACGTTTTCGCCCCCAGACTCATGGGCAATTTCACCGGGTTAAATCCCATTTGGATTTTTATTGCTATTTTAATGGGGGCACAAATCGCAGGGCTCCTAGGAGTTGTGGTGGCCGTCCCCATTGCAGGCACCATCAAGAGTACCATTGACGCGATCCGCGAGATGAATCGCCCCAAAGTAGTTACCACGGAAGTGCTGCCTGGAGAGAAACCAGCCCATTACTAA
- a CDS encoding DUF3153 domain-containing protein produces MGINLGVKPVGRTIKQSSLTPRQSSRATKPIAAAIAQKVRQQLGRFRVVWMMLLASLLLSGCVQYDVGINFESPNRGEIVQHIKLGDRLTSLSGATAQQWLNTVEQRTRRLGGRIRRSSNQEVAVTIPFSSGADLNTKFNEFLNPSTQKGAAKRAEPVLPEIKSDFHLSQSNFLLLLRNRLSYTLDLRSLGVTSANGDLLVSPSSLLDLEFRLNTPWGARSVNTAANAISAVQGQQGHQLVWTLEPGQINHLEAVFWLPSPLGIGTVVIVLLVLGGWYLKYQTLPGLSAGSTQVSTSEG; encoded by the coding sequence ATGGGAATCAACCTGGGAGTCAAGCCAGTGGGTAGAACGATTAAGCAGTCATCGCTCACACCTCGCCAATCAAGTCGGGCCACGAAACCAATCGCAGCTGCGATCGCCCAAAAGGTGAGACAGCAACTAGGGCGCTTTCGCGTGGTTTGGATGATGCTGTTGGCCTCCTTACTGCTTTCTGGTTGCGTTCAGTATGATGTCGGGATTAATTTTGAGAGCCCTAATCGTGGCGAAATTGTTCAGCACATCAAACTGGGCGATCGCTTAACTAGCTTGAGTGGAGCGACCGCCCAGCAGTGGCTAAATACAGTAGAACAGCGGACTCGACGCTTAGGCGGCAGAATTCGGCGGAGTTCCAATCAAGAAGTGGCAGTAACCATTCCCTTTAGTAGTGGCGCTGACCTAAACACCAAATTTAACGAATTCTTGAATCCATCCACTCAAAAAGGCGCAGCAAAACGAGCTGAACCTGTTCTGCCTGAGATCAAGTCAGACTTCCACCTGTCTCAAAGTAACTTTTTGCTCTTACTACGGAATCGCCTGAGCTATACCCTCGACTTGCGATCGCTGGGCGTCACCAGTGCCAATGGCGATTTGTTGGTGAGTCCTAGCTCATTGCTAGATCTGGAATTTCGGCTTAACACGCCTTGGGGAGCGCGTAGTGTCAATACCGCAGCGAACGCGATTAGCGCTGTCCAGGGTCAGCAAGGCCATCAATTGGTCTGGACGCTGGAACCAGGTCAGATCAACCATTTAGAAGCCGTATTTTGGCTACCGAGTCCTTTAGGAATTGGAACCGTGGTCATCGTTCTTTTGGTGCTGGGGGGTTGGTATTTGAAATATCAAACTTTGCCAGGGCTAAGCGCAGGCTCGACCCAAGTCTCGACATCGGAAGGTTAG
- a CDS encoding LapA family protein has product MRQVNFLIIFVIALALVLFSLENTEPATIHIVRDIQVQAPLAVELILALGVGAVLAWVFSVWTQLQHMIEIRKGLQQIQEREQRIEELEQDLDRYKAELQEQQPLLPAVDSMAQEV; this is encoded by the coding sequence ATGCGCCAGGTTAACTTTTTAATTATCTTTGTCATTGCGCTGGCTCTGGTTTTATTCAGTTTAGAAAACACGGAACCTGCCACGATTCATATTGTCAGAGATATCCAGGTTCAAGCTCCACTGGCGGTGGAACTCATTTTGGCTCTAGGTGTGGGAGCAGTACTGGCCTGGGTATTTAGCGTTTGGACCCAATTGCAACACATGATAGAAATCCGCAAAGGCTTGCAACAGATTCAAGAGCGTGAGCAACGGATTGAAGAGTTAGAGCAAGACCTCGATCGCTACAAAGCAGAACTGCAAGAACAGCAACCCCTCTTGCCTGCGGTTGATTCTATGGCCCAAGAAGTCTAG
- a CDS encoding segregation/condensation protein A: MVLSLAQSAIALLSELAERGEIDPWDVQVIEVIDRFLSELTPSDTVEISRATYQSDLSRSGQAFLYASMLVLLKADTLVRAESSEVEVLDEGEFLETDGFMEAQMPLHLERRLRRRAVAKPPQNRRVTLQELIEQLELMADTMKEAVPRTRPRRPRPQSRSQAVRAIAQLAHQENLSEVAAALERFLATQGLKISQGEDWLDFDLLLELWSGAGQQELNLPGLSHGSHHNTGDRVTIFWALLFLSAQSKVELSQEEFYQDLKVRSLTELPIFAVSE; this comes from the coding sequence ATGGTTCTGTCTCTGGCCCAAAGCGCGATCGCCTTACTGTCTGAGTTGGCAGAGCGAGGTGAAATTGACCCTTGGGATGTCCAAGTGATTGAGGTGATCGATCGCTTTTTGAGTGAATTAACTCCCAGTGATACGGTAGAAATCAGCCGCGCCACTTACCAATCTGACCTGTCTCGTTCTGGGCAGGCTTTTTTGTATGCCTCCATGCTGGTGCTGCTTAAAGCCGACACGTTGGTCCGGGCCGAATCTTCTGAAGTAGAGGTTTTAGATGAGGGGGAGTTTCTAGAGACGGATGGGTTTATGGAGGCTCAGATGCCCCTACATTTAGAGCGGCGCTTGCGACGACGAGCCGTGGCAAAACCACCCCAAAACCGTCGGGTGACCTTGCAAGAGTTGATTGAGCAGCTGGAACTGATGGCTGACACCATGAAAGAAGCAGTGCCCCGCACCCGTCCCCGTCGGCCTCGGCCTCAATCGCGCAGCCAAGCAGTCCGGGCGATCGCGCAACTGGCGCACCAAGAAAACCTTTCGGAAGTAGCAGCGGCCCTAGAGCGGTTTCTCGCGACCCAAGGGCTAAAAATCTCCCAAGGAGAAGATTGGCTAGACTTTGATTTGCTGTTAGAACTATGGTCTGGTGCTGGTCAGCAAGAATTAAATCTTCCTGGCTTGTCTCATGGCTCGCATCACAATACTGGCGATCGCGTTACCATCTTCTGGGCACTCTTGTTTTTGTCCGCTCAGTCCAAAGTAGAGTTATCGCAGGAGGAGTTTTACCAAGATCTGAAGGTGCGGAGCCTCACAGAGTTACCGATTTTTGCGGTATCTGAATAG
- a CDS encoding NDP-sugar synthase: MKAMILAAGKGTRVRPITYTIPKPMIPILQKPVMEFLLELLRQHGFDQIMVNVSHLAHEIENYFRDGQKFGVQIAYSFEGRIVDGELVGEALGSAGGMRRIQDFSPFFDGTFVVMCGDALIDLDLSEAVKWHREKGSIATVIMKSVPREEVSSYGVVVTDETGRIQAFQEKPSVEEALSTSINTGIYIFEPEVLDYIPSGCEFDIGGDLFPKLVEMAAPFYGVTMDFEWVDIGKVPDYWRAVRGVLQGEIKNVQIPGHEVAPGIYTGLNVAVNWDKVDIQGPVYIGGMTRIEDGAKIVGPTYIGPNCRICGGATVDNSVIFEYSRLGPGVRLVDKLVFGRYCVDKTGATIDVQAAALDWLITDARQEVPTQPPLERQAIAQLLGKDISEIGKDSRAILS; encoded by the coding sequence ATGAAAGCCATGATCCTGGCAGCTGGTAAAGGTACGCGCGTTCGTCCGATTACCTACACCATTCCCAAGCCCATGATTCCAATCCTGCAAAAGCCAGTGATGGAATTTCTTTTAGAACTTCTGCGCCAGCATGGTTTTGACCAGATTATGGTCAATGTCAGCCACCTAGCCCATGAAATTGAAAACTACTTCCGGGATGGGCAGAAGTTTGGTGTCCAGATTGCCTACTCCTTTGAAGGGCGAATTGTAGATGGTGAGCTAGTTGGTGAAGCGCTCGGCTCGGCAGGAGGCATGCGCCGAATTCAAGACTTTTCTCCTTTCTTTGACGGCACCTTTGTGGTGATGTGCGGTGATGCCCTGATTGACCTAGATTTGAGCGAAGCGGTGAAATGGCACCGAGAAAAAGGCTCGATCGCCACTGTGATCATGAAATCGGTGCCCCGGGAAGAAGTTTCTAGCTACGGAGTTGTGGTCACCGATGAGACGGGTCGGATTCAGGCCTTCCAAGAAAAACCCTCTGTAGAGGAAGCGCTCAGCACCAGCATCAACACAGGGATTTACATTTTTGAGCCAGAAGTTTTAGATTACATTCCCTCTGGCTGCGAGTTTGATATTGGTGGAGATCTGTTTCCGAAGCTAGTAGAAATGGCTGCGCCTTTCTATGGCGTCACAATGGACTTTGAGTGGGTAGACATTGGTAAGGTGCCCGACTACTGGCGCGCCGTACGCGGTGTCTTGCAAGGCGAAATCAAAAATGTGCAGATTCCAGGCCACGAAGTCGCACCGGGGATCTATACCGGGTTGAATGTGGCTGTGAACTGGGACAAGGTAGATATCCAAGGCCCAGTCTACATCGGCGGCATGACCCGAATTGAAGATGGAGCCAAGATTGTTGGCCCCACCTACATTGGCCCTAACTGCCGCATTTGTGGAGGTGCCACGGTCGATAATAGCGTCATCTTTGAATACTCCCGCCTCGGCCCAGGAGTGCGCCTAGTAGATAAGTTGGTATTTGGTCGCTATTGCGTAGACAAGACAGGGGCCACAATCGACGTCCAAGCCGCAGCCTTGGATTGGCTAATCACCGATGCGCGTCAAGAGGTTCCTACCCAGCCTCCTCTAGAACGGCAGGCGATCGCCCAACTCTTAGGCAAGGACATTAGCGAGATCGGCAAAGATAGTCGAGCGATTCTTTCCTAA
- the argB gene encoding acetylglutamate kinase: protein MVNDSEYFQQEEATRVRVLSEALPYIQQFAGRTIVIKYGGAAMKDSSLKEKVMRDIVFMACVGIRPVVVHGGGPEINTWLDKLGIEPQFKNGLRVTDAATMDVVEMVLVGRVNKEIVSLINQAGGSAVGLCGKDGNLVKARPEGQEGIGFVGEVNTVNVRLLESLLKAGHIPVISSVAADDTGQAYNINADTVAGELAAALGAEKLILLTDTAGILRDYHNPSTLIDKLDIQEARQLIATEVVAGGMIPKVNCCVRSLAQGVKAAHIIDGRLPHALLLEIFTDSGIGSMIVASEFMK, encoded by the coding sequence ATGGTTAACGACAGCGAATATTTTCAGCAAGAGGAAGCAACCCGCGTTCGCGTCCTTAGTGAAGCCTTACCTTACATCCAACAATTTGCCGGACGCACCATCGTCATTAAGTATGGTGGGGCCGCGATGAAAGACAGCAGCCTGAAAGAGAAGGTGATGCGGGACATCGTGTTCATGGCCTGCGTCGGGATTCGGCCCGTCGTGGTGCATGGTGGTGGCCCGGAAATTAACACTTGGCTCGATAAACTCGGCATTGAGCCCCAGTTTAAGAATGGTTTGCGAGTCACCGATGCCGCCACCATGGATGTGGTGGAAATGGTCTTAGTCGGTCGGGTCAACAAAGAAATTGTCTCCTTGATTAACCAAGCGGGAGGCAGTGCGGTTGGACTTTGTGGCAAAGACGGCAACCTAGTCAAGGCTCGTCCAGAAGGCCAAGAAGGGATTGGCTTTGTCGGTGAGGTGAATACCGTTAACGTTCGGTTGCTAGAATCTCTGCTGAAGGCGGGGCATATCCCAGTCATCTCTAGCGTGGCAGCAGACGACACGGGGCAAGCCTACAACATTAATGCGGATACAGTGGCAGGAGAGTTGGCGGCAGCTCTAGGAGCCGAGAAGCTGATTTTGCTGACCGATACAGCCGGGATCTTGCGCGACTATCACAATCCTTCCACCTTGATTGACAAGTTGGATATTCAAGAAGCGCGGCAGCTAATTGCTACGGAGGTAGTTGCTGGCGGGATGATTCCTAAAGTGAATTGTTGTGTGCGATCGCTAGCTCAAGGCGTGAAAGCGGCCCACATTATTGATGGTCGTCTTCCCCACGCCTTGTTGCTAGAAATTTTTACTGACTCTGGCATTGGCTCCATGATCGTCGCCTCCGAGTTTATGAAGTAA